One Gaiellales bacterium DNA segment encodes these proteins:
- the treY gene encoding malto-oligosyltrehalose synthase: MTRPVSSYRLQLSPAFTLHDALAVLPYLNRLGVHHLYLSPILAARPGSAHGYDVVDPTRVSGELGGEQALRALADAASERGMGLTADIVPNHMAADESNPWWWDVLRSGRESPHAVAFDIDWEAPAAAGRLVLPVLGEALDDALASGAVHAVDDGDGPLVGYHDRRFPLAPGSEGLALSDLAAALREQRYELCFWREGLERLNYRRFFDVSDLVALRADDPEVFRRSHELVLRLVREGVLQGLRVDHVDGLADPGAYLRRLREGAPGAYIVVEKILAPDEAVPHDWPVEGTTGYEFLACAGGLFVDPGGAAAMAETYVAATGRPAAFERTALRAKREALRRLFAPDTDRVLRRAEAAGLGTPSDLREPLAALTVHLDAYRTYADSGGLSPEDRGRLERATHAAAEEVADVKALRRLAAAVEAPGERTLPFVQGWQQLTGPVAAKGVEDTALYRDTRLLARNEPGLDPSFMSATPRQLHAWCAGQAARHPMTTTSTHDTKRGEDVRSRIAALTLVPERWAAFWERWRDPALNGADASADWLALQTLAGSYPAGGDGYPDRISAYLVKALREAKEGTSWLDPDEAYEARAVGRTRELLADRDFAEAVGALAGELERLGAAISLGQLVAKLIAPGCPDVYWGNERTRLTLVDPDNRGPVDFEGNDRLLRELEHRHAEDAEGLAKELAATIEDGRMKLLMTHLGLRLRRRRERLFANARYVAVDGGAGVYAAARQHEGEWVLGVAGLRPGTPFADLALERAGGMPERWRDVLTGRIVELSDTPLTVLLAASPATMLEPV; this comes from the coding sequence GTGACGCGGCCGGTCTCGAGCTACCGCCTGCAGCTGTCGCCGGCCTTCACGCTGCATGACGCGCTTGCCGTGCTCCCGTACCTGAACCGGCTCGGCGTTCACCACCTCTACCTCTCGCCGATCCTCGCGGCACGTCCCGGCAGCGCGCACGGCTACGACGTCGTCGATCCCACGCGGGTGAGCGGCGAGCTGGGCGGCGAGCAGGCGCTGCGCGCGCTCGCCGACGCCGCTTCGGAGCGGGGCATGGGGCTGACCGCCGACATCGTGCCGAACCACATGGCGGCGGACGAGTCCAACCCCTGGTGGTGGGACGTCCTGCGGTCGGGACGCGAGTCCCCACACGCCGTCGCGTTCGACATCGACTGGGAGGCGCCGGCCGCGGCCGGCCGGCTGGTGCTCCCTGTGCTCGGCGAGGCGCTCGACGACGCGCTCGCCTCCGGGGCGGTCCACGCGGTCGACGACGGGGACGGCCCGCTCGTCGGCTACCACGACCGGCGCTTCCCGCTCGCACCGGGCAGCGAGGGCCTCGCGCTGAGCGACCTCGCCGCCGCGCTGCGCGAGCAGCGCTACGAGCTCTGCTTCTGGCGCGAGGGCCTCGAGCGGCTGAACTACCGGCGCTTCTTCGACGTCTCCGACCTGGTCGCGCTGCGTGCCGACGACCCGGAGGTCTTCCGCCGGTCGCACGAGCTGGTGCTCCGGCTGGTTCGTGAAGGTGTGCTGCAGGGGCTTCGCGTCGACCACGTCGACGGCCTCGCCGATCCCGGGGCGTACCTCCGCCGGCTGCGAGAGGGTGCGCCCGGGGCGTACATCGTGGTCGAGAAGATCCTCGCTCCGGACGAGGCGGTGCCGCACGACTGGCCGGTCGAGGGCACGACCGGATACGAGTTTCTGGCATGTGCCGGCGGTCTGTTCGTGGACCCCGGCGGCGCGGCGGCGATGGCGGAGACCTACGTCGCCGCCACCGGGAGGCCGGCCGCCTTCGAACGGACGGCGCTGCGGGCGAAGCGGGAGGCGCTGCGCCGGCTCTTCGCCCCGGACACCGACCGCGTCCTCCGCCGCGCCGAGGCCGCGGGGCTCGGCACGCCGTCGGATCTGCGAGAGCCGCTCGCCGCGCTGACGGTGCACCTGGACGCGTACCGCACGTATGCCGACTCCGGCGGGTTGTCGCCGGAGGATCGGGGCCGTCTGGAGCGCGCCACCCATGCTGCGGCGGAGGAGGTGGCTGACGTCAAGGCTCTCCGCCGCCTGGCCGCCGCCGTCGAAGCGCCAGGCGAGCGGACGCTCCCGTTCGTCCAGGGCTGGCAGCAGCTGACCGGGCCGGTGGCCGCGAAGGGCGTGGAGGATACCGCGCTCTACCGCGACACCCGGCTGCTGGCGCGCAACGAGCCGGGCCTCGATCCATCCTTCATGAGCGCGACGCCGCGGCAGCTGCACGCGTGGTGCGCGGGGCAGGCGGCACGGCACCCGATGACGACCACGTCGACGCACGACACCAAGCGCGGCGAGGATGTCCGCTCCCGGATCGCCGCGCTGACGCTCGTGCCGGAGCGGTGGGCAGCGTTCTGGGAACGCTGGCGCGACCCGGCGCTGAACGGGGCGGACGCCTCGGCCGACTGGCTGGCGCTGCAGACGCTGGCCGGGTCGTATCCGGCCGGCGGCGACGGGTACCCGGACCGGATCTCCGCGTACCTGGTGAAGGCGCTGCGGGAGGCGAAGGAGGGGACGAGCTGGCTCGACCCCGACGAGGCATACGAGGCGCGCGCGGTCGGCCGGACGCGGGAGCTGCTCGCGGATCGCGACTTCGCCGAAGCGGTCGGCGCGCTTGCCGGAGAGCTGGAGCGGCTGGGAGCGGCCATCTCGCTCGGGCAGCTGGTGGCGAAGCTGATCGCGCCGGGGTGTCCCGACGTCTACTGGGGCAACGAGCGCACGCGGCTCACGCTGGTCGACCCCGACAATCGCGGGCCGGTCGACTTCGAGGGCAACGACCGGCTGTTGCGCGAGCTGGAGCACCGGCACGCCGAGGACGCCGAGGGACTGGCGAAGGAGCTCGCGGCGACGATCGAGGACGGACGCATGAAGCTGCTGATGACGCACCTCGGGCTGCGGCTGCGGCGCAGGCGGGAGCGCCTGTTCGCGAATGCCCGCTACGTCGCCGTCGACGGCGGCGCCGGCGTGTACGCCGCCGCGCGGCAGCACGAGGGCGAATGGGTGCTCGGGGTGGCCGGGCTGCGGCCGGGAACACCGTTCGCGGACCTGGCGCTGGAGCGTGCCGGCGGCATGCCGGAGCGTTGGCGGGACGTGCTGACGGGCCGGATCGTCGAGCTCAGCGATACGCCGCTCACGGTGCTCCTGGCAGCGTCCCCCGCGACGATGCTCGAGCCTGTGTGA
- the glgX gene encoding glycogen debranching protein GlgX yields the protein MAEFRVWPGNPYPLGATWDGEGTNFAIFSEHATGVELCLFDGVDAGEESHRIELVERTDLIWHAYLPDVRPGQLYGYRIHGPYAPAEGHRFNPNKLVLDPYAKAIDGDVVWNDALFGYSVGDPQEDLSFDERDSAPYIPKCSVIDPSFTWGDDRPPAIPFNRSLIYECHVRGMTMLHPGVPEELRGTYLGMASDPIIDHLLSLGVTAVELMPVHQFVKDRYLADKGLTNYWGYNSIAFLAPENRYAASSRPGSHVSEFKSMVKAFHRAGIEVILDVVYNHTGEGNQMGPTIGLRGVDNKAYYRLTPGDERYYFDFTGTGNSLNMRHPRTVQLIFDSLRYWVLDMHVDGFRFDLAPVLARELYEVDRLGAFFDIMQQDPVLSQVKLIAEPWDLGEGGYQIGNFPVGWAEWNGEYRDGVRAFWRGDPGKIGVVASRVSGSSDLYAAGGRRTYASVNFVTAHDGYTLDDLVSYEQKHNEANGEDNRDGADDNHSRNWGAEGPTDSPAIVTMRQRMKKNFLATLVFSQGVRMLLGGDEMGRTQRGNNNAYCQDNELSWVHWDIDAEGRELLAFTREILRIFRDNPVFRRRAFFTGRPVRGEIKDVTWLHPSGREMSEQDWSDGNLRAIGMLIDGEATDEVDERGRPIRGRTVLLMLNGGENSRRFVIPQLGLPGMWLERMNTARNGTRPIRRQAVNVIAHSMILAELTRDPAAAGR from the coding sequence GTGGCTGAATTCCGCGTGTGGCCCGGGAATCCGTACCCGCTGGGCGCAACGTGGGACGGCGAGGGGACGAACTTCGCGATCTTCTCCGAGCACGCGACCGGCGTCGAGCTGTGCCTGTTCGACGGCGTTGATGCCGGCGAGGAGAGCCACCGCATCGAGCTGGTCGAGCGCACCGACCTGATCTGGCATGCGTACCTCCCGGATGTCCGCCCCGGGCAGCTCTACGGGTATCGGATCCACGGCCCCTACGCGCCCGCGGAGGGACACCGGTTCAACCCGAACAAGCTGGTGCTCGACCCCTACGCGAAGGCGATCGACGGGGATGTCGTCTGGAACGATGCGCTGTTCGGCTACTCGGTCGGCGATCCGCAGGAGGATCTGTCCTTCGACGAGCGCGACAGCGCCCCGTACATCCCCAAGTGCTCGGTGATCGACCCGTCCTTCACGTGGGGGGACGACCGCCCGCCCGCGATCCCGTTCAACCGCTCGCTGATCTACGAGTGCCACGTGCGCGGCATGACGATGCTGCATCCCGGCGTACCCGAGGAGCTGCGCGGGACGTACCTGGGAATGGCGAGCGACCCGATCATCGACCACCTGCTCAGCCTGGGCGTGACGGCGGTCGAGCTGATGCCGGTGCACCAGTTCGTCAAGGACCGGTACCTGGCCGACAAGGGGCTCACCAACTACTGGGGCTACAACTCGATCGCGTTCCTGGCGCCGGAGAACCGCTACGCGGCCAGCTCGCGCCCGGGCAGCCACGTCAGCGAGTTCAAGTCGATGGTGAAGGCGTTCCACCGCGCTGGCATCGAGGTGATCCTCGACGTCGTCTACAACCACACCGGCGAGGGGAACCAGATGGGGCCGACGATCGGGCTGCGGGGCGTCGACAACAAGGCGTACTACCGGCTGACCCCGGGTGACGAGCGCTACTACTTCGACTTCACCGGTACCGGGAACAGCCTCAACATGCGGCACCCGCGGACGGTCCAGCTGATCTTCGACAGCCTCCGGTACTGGGTGCTCGACATGCACGTCGACGGTTTCCGCTTCGACCTCGCACCGGTGCTCGCCCGCGAGCTGTACGAGGTCGACCGCCTGGGCGCGTTCTTCGACATCATGCAGCAGGACCCGGTCCTGTCCCAGGTGAAGCTGATCGCCGAGCCGTGGGATCTTGGCGAGGGCGGTTACCAGATCGGCAACTTCCCGGTCGGCTGGGCGGAGTGGAACGGCGAGTACCGCGACGGCGTGCGAGCGTTCTGGCGCGGCGATCCGGGGAAGATCGGCGTGGTCGCGTCCCGGGTCTCGGGATCGAGCGACCTCTACGCGGCCGGCGGCCGCCGGACGTATGCGAGCGTCAACTTCGTGACGGCGCACGACGGCTACACGCTGGACGACCTCGTCTCGTACGAGCAGAAGCACAACGAGGCGAACGGCGAGGACAACCGCGACGGCGCGGACGACAATCACAGCCGGAACTGGGGCGCCGAGGGGCCGACCGACAGCCCGGCGATCGTGACGATGCGCCAGCGGATGAAGAAGAACTTCCTCGCCACGCTCGTGTTCAGCCAGGGCGTGCGCATGCTGCTCGGCGGCGACGAGATGGGGCGCACACAGCGGGGCAATAACAACGCCTACTGTCAGGACAACGAGCTGTCCTGGGTGCACTGGGACATCGACGCGGAGGGCCGCGAGCTGCTCGCGTTCACCCGCGAGATCCTGCGCATCTTCCGCGACAACCCGGTGTTTCGCCGGCGCGCCTTCTTCACCGGCCGGCCGGTGCGCGGCGAGATCAAGGACGTCACGTGGCTGCATCCCTCGGGTCGCGAGATGAGCGAGCAGGACTGGTCGGACGGGAACCTGCGCGCGATCGGGATGCTGATCGACGGCGAGGCCACGGACGAGGTGGACGAGCGGGGACGCCCGATACGCGGCCGCACCGTGCTGCTGATGCTGAACGGCGGCGAGAACAGCCGGCGGTTCGTGATCCCCCAGCTCGGTCTTCCGGGCATGTGGCTGGAGCGCATGAACACCGCGCGCAACGGCACCCGCCCGATCCGCCGGCAGGCGGTGAACGTGATCGCCCATTCGATGATCCTTGCCGAGCTGACGCGTGACCCGGCGGCGGCCGGGCGGTGA